The following coding sequences are from one Campylobacter sp. RM16187 window:
- a CDS encoding relaxase/mobilization nuclease domain-containing protein: MLVKFFKNKNGGSIAGINYLLNHRIKDKTAFVLKGSEAVTRQIVSNITKKQKLCIGCLSFEESDIDLDTKRKIIDEFETLLLGRYKERFNILWVQHVDKGRLELNFAIPKIDIESSMAFNPYYDKVDRPLIDTWQNYVNLKFGFTDPKDPAKAHMLQGSRKEIGAIKDYIELEKILTDKFINQEFTCRDDILNALKSSDIDITRIGKDYISVKLPNSKKAKRFKGDMFSEEFRDFESLEQLRGKAKTRATEFRNRADEQTNIDASGRSFIFADYLKSKESRDFRIIKFKQNLSRRDQELARLKRELDKQIQKRTQWLEIQVGRVPKRSRYIQNTIGDLDDSSDLGIDIRMEAISTKERFNPRKSEYEDVYKAEYRWRAINHKHTIFNERVFDNDFTGAAIVNAIKRKREERARLDNAIKATIDGIRLVKRRISQIANAINKQYKLFISRIRECANTINKLAERVRKSDVFTREIQNATREFEEVARRYVLSRIPEDTKIDVNKIKRREIKDIGVGGDMGMG; the protein is encoded by the coding sequence ATGCTAGTAAAATTCTTTAAAAATAAAAACGGCGGTAGTATCGCTGGCATCAACTATCTCTTAAACCATCGAATAAAAGATAAAACGGCGTTTGTTTTAAAAGGTAGCGAAGCGGTTACCAGGCAGATAGTATCCAACATAACTAAAAAACAAAAACTCTGTATAGGTTGTTTGAGTTTTGAGGAATCTGACATTGATTTAGATACCAAACGAAAAATAATAGACGAATTTGAGACATTGCTACTCGGAAGATACAAAGAGAGATTCAACATCCTTTGGGTGCAGCATGTGGACAAGGGTCGGCTTGAGTTAAATTTCGCTATCCCTAAAATCGATATAGAAAGTAGCATGGCCTTCAATCCATATTACGATAAGGTAGATAGGCCGCTAATCGATACCTGGCAAAACTACGTAAATTTAAAATTCGGGTTTACCGATCCAAAAGACCCCGCCAAAGCTCATATGCTTCAAGGCTCAAGAAAAGAGATTGGTGCCATCAAAGACTACATCGAGTTAGAAAAAATATTGACCGATAAATTTATAAATCAAGAATTTACTTGCAGAGACGACATCTTGAATGCTTTAAAAAGTAGCGACATAGATATAACTAGAATCGGCAAAGACTATATATCGGTCAAATTACCAAATAGCAAAAAAGCAAAAAGATTTAAAGGAGATATGTTTAGTGAAGAATTTAGAGACTTTGAGAGCTTGGAGCAACTCCGAGGTAAAGCTAAAACAAGAGCAACGGAATTTAGAAATAGAGCAGATGAACAAACGAATATCGACGCTTCAGGACGAAGTTTTATATTTGCAGACTATCTTAAATCAAAAGAATCAAGAGATTTTAGAATTATCAAATTCAAACAAAACCTCTCAAGGCGAGATCAAGAGCTTGCAAGACTCAAAAGAGAGCTTGACAAACAAATACAAAAACGCACTCAATGGCTTGAAATACAGGTTGGCAGAGTGCCGAAGCGAAGCAGATACATTCAAAATACTATCGGCGATCTTGACGATAGCAGCGATCTTGGTATCGATATACGCATGGAGGCTATATCTACAAAAGAACGATTTAATCCAAGAAAATCAGAATATGAAGATGTATATAAAGCAGAATATAGATGGCGAGCAATAAATCATAAGCACACTATTTTTAATGAAAGGGTATTCGACAATGACTTTACTGGAGCAGCTATTGTTAACGCAATTAAAAGAAAAAGAGAAGAAAGAGCAAGATTGGATAATGCTATTAAAGCAACTATCGACGGAATACGACTCGTTAAACGACGAATTAGCCAAATTGCAAATGCAATTAACAAACAATACAAACTCTTTATCTCAAGAATTAGAGAATGTGCAAATACAATTAACAAACTTGCAGAAAGAGTCAGAAAGTCAGACGTTTTTACAAGAGAAATACAAAACGCAACTAGAGAATTTGAAGAAGTCGCTAGAAGATATGTACTAAGCCGTATTCCTGAAGATACGAAGATAGACGTAAATAAGATAAAAAGGAGAGAGATTAAAGATATCGGGGTCGGCGGCGATATGGGAATGGGTTAA
- a CDS encoding MobC family plasmid mobilization relaxosome protein: protein MNHRKFPHKVSVRFSDSEKEKLELNASLAGLKVSAYIRHIMSNARPPIHKFDQSLVVQVVKIGNNLNQIAKHVNIGKAIDGVVLRQIIDVNKKLDDLIR from the coding sequence GTGAATCATAGAAAGTTTCCCCATAAAGTATCTGTTCGCTTTAGTGACAGCGAAAAAGAAAAACTTGAGCTCAATGCGTCTTTAGCTGGTCTTAAGGTATCCGCCTATATTAGACATATTATGTCAAATGCCAGGCCTCCTATCCATAAATTTGATCAAAGTTTAGTAGTTCAGGTGGTAAAAATAGGCAACAACCTAAATCAAATCGCGAAGCATGTAAATATAGGCAAGGCCATAGATGGTGTTGTTTTAAGGCAAATAATTGATGTCAATAAAAAATTAGACGACTTAATACGATGA
- a CDS encoding helix-turn-helix domain-containing protein — protein sequence MNDNIIKRWLSPKDVAEEYGIAVNTQAQYRMRGIIPHVKINRIIRYDRYKLDRWFEKHTVESKEALL from the coding sequence ATGAATGATAATATTATAAAACGTTGGTTGAGCCCAAAAGATGTTGCGGAAGAATATGGGATAGCCGTAAATACCCAGGCGCAATATCGTATGAGGGGGATAATCCCGCATGTGAAGATAAATAGAATAATAAGATATGATAGATACAAGCTGGATCGGTGGTTTGAAAAACATACCGTTGAAAGCAAGGAGGCACTATTGTGA